Within the Pirellulales bacterium genome, the region TTTACTAGACCACGTCGAACAGCGAGGAAGGCTGGAAGGGAAGGCTGGAAGGGAAGCTGGAAGGACAGCGCGAACTGGTGTGGAAACAGCTCGAAGCCCGTTTTGGGCCGCTGTCGGCAACGGTTGCGGCCCGCTTGGAGACCTGGTCAAGCGATCGCCTGACGGCGTTGGGCTGTGCGCTTCTCTCCGCCGATTCACTTGACGATCTCGGGCTTGGTCAGCCGGAAACCGGCAGCACCTGAATCGTTATTCCAGGGGTCATTCTCCGCACGCCGGTTGCGGATCCAGACCAGATCGCCGCTCGACAGGTAGTCGGGAAAGGTGTTCACGACGGTGGCGAAGCCGCGAGCTTGCCCGTATTGCTGCCAGGCGAGCTGCCGGTATTCGTCTTTGCTTTTCGGGCAGCCCTCAACGCCCCAGCCGACCGCCACGATGCCGCGCCCTTCCCATGGCGGGCCGTTCGACAAGCGATAATAGTTGGGAGCGTGAGGGTCATCGGCGCCGGTGTGCGGACACTGAACGCAGAAATCGGCCACGTCGCCCACGGCGGTCAGGCACTGCATTCGCCAGAGCTTAGTCATACGGCTAGGCCGCGAAGCCGTCGAGCTGCGCCAGAATCTCGCCCAACATCGCGTTCGAACAGTAGCTGGAGCGGTCGTCGGCAAACAGGTCGATGTCTTCGAAGAAGAGCATCGCCGGTGAAAGCCGCCGGGCAAGATCGAAGATCGACCGCACGCTTTCCAAGCCAGACATGTCGGCCGCCGTCACATAGACAAACGTCGCCAGCTTGAGGCCGGCCAGCACCTTGCCGACCAGCGTCTTGCCCGTGCCGGGGACGCCGTGCAGGATGATGCCCCGCTTGAGCCGCACGCCATTTCGGCGAAAGGCCTCGCGACGGCGGAAGACCTCGACGGTGTTTTGCTCGATGGCCGTTTGCACCGAGGGCGCGAGCACTACGTCGTCCCAGGTGCGCGGTTCGAAGTCGGCCATGATTTCGCCGGTCGGCTTGATCACTTGTCCCTGCAAATAA harbors:
- a CDS encoding ATP-binding protein, with protein sequence VDPAIAACFPDWKLLAEGGDRDAESGALWTSETVRVLVAPGRWAECPLEATRFYQLRDGRRRVLSVSGGRYDQFRLFFVGPRSEDERLKDELEALARRIERPHYLQGQVIKPTGEIMADFEPRTWDDVVLAPSVQTAIEQNTVEVFRRREAFRRNGVRLKRGIILHGVPGTGKTLVGKVLAGLKLATFVYVTAADMSGLESVRSIFDLARRLSPAMLFFEDIDLFADDRSSYCSNAMLGEILAQLDGFAA